The following nucleotide sequence is from Thermodesulfovibrionales bacterium.
GTCGAGGGAGAGATAAATCCAGGGGTCCGAATAGTTTGACCGAATCCCTGCAGCTTCGAGGAGGTTCAGGTAGTACCGTATATGGTGAATCTTTCGGTCATCGTCATCGCAGGGGATCCTCTTCGTAAGGAGAATGCCTCTCCCGTCCCGGTCATATCCGATCCTTTCGGGAACTCCGGCGAGGAACGCTAGCAATGCCGCATCAAAGGCATTCTGGAAGAGGATCGCCTTCGAGAAGTCCCGCTTCCTCAACAGGTAGGAAAGCCAGAGCTTTCCGATGCCCCGATAGCGTTCTTCGTAGAGGATTATCTCATCGATACGAGGGTCCTTCTCAAAGAGGGGCGCCACAGAGGGCTTCAGCAGCATGCTGATCTCGGAATCCGGATACGCCTCCCGAAGCGACTTCACTGCGGGTACCGTCATCACCGCATCTCCGATCCAGTTTACTCCCCTGACAAGGATCTTCTCCATCGTTTCTACTCTAACACAAAGGGTGAGCGGGAGGCGCCGCAACCTGCATCATGCCCGCCCCGGAGCGGATGGTCGCAGGAAATCTATTCGTCGTAATGCATGATGATCGGACTGTATCCCTCCTCTGCCAGTCTCTTCGCAAGGTTCACGGCATCTTCTCTCACCGGGAATTTCCCGATCCGAACCCTGTAATGTGTCGCACCGCTGATCACTGTCTCCACGATGTACACGGAACCATATTTCAGATCAAGCGCCGACTTCAGGCGTCCCGCATAATCCTGCCTCTGAAAGGAGCCGACTTGAATCGTGAACGGACCGATCGATGACACGGAGCGCACTTCGTTCACATATCGCGGGTCACGTCCAAGATACTCGATGGTCACCCTCGCCGTGCCGGAACCGACTAGGCCGATCTCTTTCGCAGCGGCATAGGAGAGATCAATGTCCTTTCCCGAGGCAAAGGGTCCCCTGTCGTTCACCGTGCACTCAACCGATTTATCACCCGACACATTTGTCACCCTTATCATCGCGCCGAAGGGGAGTTCTCTGTGGGCGCAGGTCAGCGCATGCATATCGAACCGTTCCCCTGACGCAGTCGGCTTGCCATGAAACTCGGGGCCATACCACGATGCAACGGCGGTGGACGGTTCTCTATAGGTTTCGTAACGGGTAGGGCTGCAGGAGAGAACGAGAAGAAGCGCTAGAGACAGGGGACAGCAGTAGCGAAAGAAGACCAACGTCTCAGCCCTCTTCTTGCCATACCCCTTTCGCGAAGTAAGCAGGCTATGCCGAAAAAGACGATAGAACAGTACACGGGGATGGCGTCTCAGAGAATATACCTGCTGAGGTCCTCATCCTTCACGATGTCAGCAAGTTTCACCCTCACATACTCCCTGTCTATGACAAGCCTTCCGTCCGTTCTCTCGGGCGCTTCGAAAGAGATGTCCTCGAGGAGTTTCTCCAACACCGTATGGAGCCTCCTCGCACCGATATTTTCTGTCTTCTCATTCACGGCGGCGGCTATACCCGCAATCTCTTCGACGGCGTCACCGGTGAATTCAATTTCCACATCCTCCGTAGCCAATAAGGCCGTATACTGTTTCGTCAAGGCATTGTATGGCTCTCTGAGGATACGAATGAACTCATCCTTCCCGAGGGGTTCGAGCTCAACCCTGATCGGGAACCTTCCCTGAAGTTCGGGGATAAGGTCGGACGGTTTCGTCATGTGAAACGCACCTGATGCGATAAAGAGGATATGGTCGGTGCGGACCGGTCCGTGCTTTGTCGTCACGGTAGAGCCCTCGACAATCGGCAGGAGATCCCTTTGCACGCCCTCCCGAGAAACATCCGGACCATAGGAAGAACCCCGGCTCGCCACCTTGTCTATCTCGTCGATGAAGACGATTCCTGTCTGCTCGACGTTCTCGATCGCCTCCTTCTTGACCTTATCCATATCGATGAGTTTGTTTGCCTCTTCCTGAACGAGGAGTTCCAGCGCCTCGGGCACCCGCATCTTCTTTCTCTTTGCTTTCTCGGGCAGGAAATTCCCGAGCATCTCCTTGAGATTAATCTCGAGGTCTTCGAGGCCGACATTGGAGACAACGCCAAAGGGCATCGTCCTCTCTTTCACCTCTATATCGACATACCGGGAATCGAGCCTGCCGTCGAGGAGTTGTTGCCGCAGCCTCTCGCGGGTCTGACGGTATTTCTC
It contains:
- a CDS encoding septal ring lytic transglycosylase RlpA family protein; translated protein: MVFFRYCCPLSLALLLVLSCSPTRYETYREPSTAVASWYGPEFHGKPTASGERFDMHALTCAHRELPFGAMIRVTNVSGDKSVECTVNDRGPFASGKDIDLSYAAAKEIGLVGSGTARVTIEYLGRDPRYVNEVRSVSSIGPFTIQVGSFQRQDYAGRLKSALDLKYGSVYIVETVISGATHYRVRIGKFPVREDAVNLAKRLAEEGYSPIIMHYDE
- the hslU gene encoding ATP-dependent protease ATPase subunit HslU yields the protein MDQLTPSRIVEELDRYIIGQQKAKKAVAIALRNRWRRQRLSPDIRDEVLPKNIIMIGPTGVGKTEIARRLARLANAPFLKVEASKFTEVGYVGRDVESMIRDLAEISINMVKTLHMGKVQEKAKTLAEDRLLDYLLPPRTVRSAGTDEEKEKYRQTRERLRQQLLDGRLDSRYVDIEVKERTMPFGVVSNVGLEDLEINLKEMLGNFLPEKAKRKKMRVPEALELLVQEEANKLIDMDKVKKEAIENVEQTGIVFIDEIDKVASRGSSYGPDVSREGVQRDLLPIVEGSTVTTKHGPVRTDHILFIASGAFHMTKPSDLIPELQGRFPIRVELEPLGKDEFIRILREPYNALTKQYTALLATEDVEIEFTGDAVEEIAGIAAAVNEKTENIGARRLHTVLEKLLEDISFEAPERTDGRLVIDREYVRVKLADIVKDEDLSRYIL